The Verrucomicrobiia bacterium genome includes a region encoding these proteins:
- a CDS encoding aminotransferase class III-fold pyridoxal phosphate-dependent enzyme, with the protein MHPLAQLDQRYVWHPFTQMRDWLRQEPIVIVDGRGAVLRDVKSKEYLDANSSIWTNLHGHQHPRINAAIRRQLGRIAHSSALGLANEPASLLAKQLVRVANPRGIGETKLEKVFFSDDGSTALEVALKLAYEFTKRTRGRKREPRFLSLAGAYHGDTVGAVSLGHSDLFHKAYSGLLFKTDKIPAPYCYRCPFNRAKPQRADARMYRNCRHECVSLAARAFRAQARRGNSYAAFVFEPLMQGAAGMIAQPEDWLRDVSAIARDHGTLLIADEVMTGFGRTGFGAPLSSSTRSPQPSNQTPAQVSLFASHHEDVQPDFLCVAKGLTGGYLPMAATLTTRGVFDAFLGEYEEFKTFFHGHSFTANQLGAAASLASLGLLNGAASLGARQILQATLRNELENLWQIPQVGDIRQAGLVAGIELVRDWRTREPFALKERAGIRVCEAMARRGVLTRPVGNVLVLMPPYCTTPRQVRKITTAIHDACAEVFR; encoded by the coding sequence ATGCATCCTCTCGCTCAACTGGATCAACGTTATGTCTGGCATCCCTTCACGCAGATGCGCGATTGGCTCAGGCAGGAACCCATCGTCATAGTGGATGGCCGGGGCGCGGTTCTGCGCGACGTGAAGAGCAAGGAATACCTCGATGCCAATTCGTCCATATGGACGAACCTTCACGGCCATCAGCATCCACGAATCAACGCAGCCATTCGCCGCCAGCTCGGCAGGATTGCGCACAGTTCAGCCCTCGGCCTCGCCAATGAACCCGCCAGCCTGCTCGCGAAGCAACTCGTTCGCGTCGCGAATCCACGGGGAATCGGCGAAACCAAACTTGAAAAGGTGTTCTTCAGCGACGACGGCTCCACTGCATTGGAAGTCGCGTTGAAACTGGCCTACGAATTCACAAAACGCACCCGCGGCAGGAAACGGGAGCCGCGCTTCCTGTCACTTGCTGGAGCGTACCACGGCGATACTGTCGGCGCTGTGTCGCTGGGTCATAGCGATCTCTTTCACAAGGCTTATTCCGGCCTCCTGTTCAAGACGGACAAAATTCCGGCGCCCTATTGTTATCGCTGTCCGTTCAATCGCGCCAAGCCGCAGCGCGCCGACGCGCGAATGTACCGAAACTGCCGCCATGAATGCGTCAGCCTCGCCGCCCGCGCGTTTCGAGCCCAGGCCAGGCGCGGCAATTCGTACGCGGCGTTTGTTTTCGAACCCTTGATGCAGGGGGCTGCAGGAATGATCGCTCAGCCAGAGGATTGGCTCCGGGACGTTTCGGCGATTGCCCGGGATCATGGAACGCTCCTGATTGCGGACGAAGTCATGACCGGATTTGGCCGCACTGGGTTTGGCGCACCGCTTTCGTCATCCACACGTTCACCACAACCGAGCAACCAGACGCCTGCGCAGGTTTCCCTATTTGCGTCGCATCACGAAGACGTTCAGCCGGATTTCCTTTGTGTTGCCAAAGGTCTTACGGGCGGTTATTTGCCAATGGCGGCAACGCTCACGACCCGCGGCGTGTTTGATGCGTTCCTTGGCGAATACGAGGAATTCAAAACCTTTTTTCATGGCCACAGTTTCACGGCCAATCAGCTTGGAGCAGCAGCATCACTCGCGAGCCTGGGTTTGCTGAATGGGGCAGCCAGCCTGGGGGCGCGCCAAATTCTGCAAGCAACGCTGCGCAATGAGTTGGAGAATTTGTGGCAAATCCCGCAAGTCGGCGATATTCGGCAGGCCGGGTTGGTTGCCGGCATTGAACTGGTTCGCGACTGGCGCACCCGCGAGCCGTTCGCGTTGAAGGAACGGGCAGGCATCCGCGTGTGCGAAGCCATGGCGCGCCGCGGCGTTCTCACACGCCCCGTCGGCAATGTGCTTGTGCTCATGCCTCCCTACTGCACCACACCACGACAGGTGCGAAAAATCACAACTGCAATTCACGATGCGTGCGCTGAAGTGTTTCGATAA